One window from the genome of Equus przewalskii isolate Varuska unplaced genomic scaffold, EquPr2 ChrUn-13, whole genome shotgun sequence encodes:
- the KCNA10 gene encoding potassium voltage-gated channel subfamily A member 10, translating to MDARGWKEMEVALVNFDNSDEIQEEPDYATDFDPTNPKGQSGSSPFSNWRILISDSTNHETTFSKLPGDYVDPPGPESVVLNEGNQRVIINIAGLRFETQLRTLNQFPETLLGDREKRMQFFDSMRNEYFFDRNRPSFDGILYYYQSGGKIRRPANVPIDVFADEISFYELGSEAMDQFREDEGFIKDPETLLPTNDFHRQFWLLFEYPESSSAARGVAVVSVLVVVISITIFCLETLPEFREDRELKVVRDPSLNTSKTFLSHTMFTDPFFMVESTCIVWFTFELVVRFVVCPSKTDFFRNIMNIIDIISIIPYFATLITELVQETEPSAQQNMSLAILRIIRLVRVFRIFKLSRHSKGLQILGQTLKASMRELGLLIFFLFIGVILFSSAIYFAEVDEPESHFSSIPDGFWWAVVTMTTVGYGDMCPTTPGGKIVGTLCAIAGVLTIALPVPVIVSNFNYFYHRETENEEKQNIPGEIDKILNSMGSRMGSTDSLSKTNGGCSAEKSRK from the coding sequence ATGGATGCGCGtggctggaaagaaatggaggTTGCTCTGGTCAATTTTGATAACTCAGATGAAATCCAGGAAGAGCCAGACTATGCCACAGATTTTGACCCAACCAACCCAAAAGGCCAGTCTGGAAGCAGCCCCTTCTCCAACTGGAGGATCCTCATCAGTGACAGCACCAACCATGAGACGACCTTCTCTAAGCTCCCAGGAGACTATGTGGATCCCCCAGGGCCTGAGTCAGTGGTCTTGAATGAAGGGAACCAGCGGGTGATCATCAACATCGCTGGGCTGAGATTTGAAACCCAACTCAGAACCCTCAATCAGTTCCCAGAGACCCTCCTGGGAGACCGGGAGAAAAGGATGCAGTTCTTCGACTCCATGAGAAATGAGTATTTCTTTGACAGGAACCGGCCCAGTTTTGATGGAATCCTATATTATTACCAATCTGGTGGAAAAATCCGGCGCCCAGCCAATGTCCCTATCGATGTCTTTGCTGATGAGATCTCCTTCTATGAGCTGGGTAGCGAGGCCATGGACCAATTCCGGGAGGACGAAGGCTTCATCAAAGACCCTGAAACATTGCTCCCCACCAATGACTTCCACCGGCAGTTCTGGCTTCTCTTCGAGTATCCTGAGAGCTCCAGTGCTGCCCGTGGTGTAGCAGTGGTCTCTGTGCTGGTTGTGGTCATCTCCATCACAATCTTCTGCCTGGAGACACTACCTGAGTTCCGGGAGGATAGGGAGCTGAAGGTGGTAAGAGACCCCAGCCTCAACACAAGCAAGACATTCCTTTCCCACACCATGTTCACTGACCCTTTCTTCATGGTAGAGTCCACCTGCATCGTATGGTTCACCTTTGAACTGGTGGTCCGGTTTGTGGTCTGCCCCAGCAAGACTGACTTCTTCAGGAACATCATGAACATTATCGATATCATCTCCATCATCCCCTACTTTGCAACCCTCATCACAGAGCTTGTCCAGGAGACAGAGCCGAGCGCCCAGCAGAACATGTCCCTGGCCATCCTGAGGATCATCCGGCTGGTGCGGGTCTTCCGCATCTTCAAGCTCTCCCGCCACTCCAAGGGGCTGCAGATCCTGGGGCAGACGCTGAAGGCTTCCATGCGGGAGTTGGGGCtgctcatcttcttcctcttcattggAGTCATTCTCTTCTCCAGTGCAATCTACTTTGCTGAGGTAGATGAGCCAGAGTCCCATTTCTCTAGCATTCCTGATGGTTTCTGGTGGGCAGTGGTCACCATGACAACTGTGGGCTACGGAGACATGTGCCCAACCACCCCAGGAGGGAAAATTGTGGGCACTCTGTGTGCCATTGCAGGGGTCCTCACCATTGCCCTCCCTGTGCCTGTCATTGTCTCCAACTTTAACTACTTCTACCATCGGGAGACTGAGAATGAGGAGAAGCAAAACATCCCAGGAGAAATCGACAAAATCCTCAACAGCATGGGTTCAAGAATGGGCAGCACAGACTCTCTTAGTAAGACCAATGGTGGCTGCTCTGCAGAGAAGTCCAGGAAGTGA